CCAATATGATGGATTTTGGTTGGATCTCGCCATTGTGAGGTATGACTTGTTGCCTGTTATTGTCATTATGACTAAAAGATTCGCCTGACAGGGCTTTGTTAACATTGTGCAGATCTGCTGCCATGGTGGAAAACTGTTGCATCATAGTCTCCATTTGGCGACACAAGGTCAACATCTCTATCCCTATGGTGCTAAACTGACTTTCAATGTTTTTGATatggttttctgtattttttttaagagacgTGAGACCTTCATGTAAATCCTTCAAACGAGTACCTTCAACCATTTTCAGGGCAGGAAAGgggctcttgataccacttgtaatagACTAGATTAAGAAATGGAATTAAAGAGACAAAACATAGGAATAATTGGCAATTGTATTAAGTAGAAAATGATAGCAAAGACTCTCTTCAAAGGGAGCTCCAAATAGTCAAATAGTGAAAAATGATCAAGGTTCCAAATGATTCTTTAGGTTGTTACCAGGCTAGATATACTAGTAATAAGAAAAGACTAAAGTGTCCCTCAATACAtctattataaagaaaataacaaaaacagtATCACTatttcttgggctaggccctaAGCCCTTTTCGCTGTCCACCGcttcttccttcctttctttGGCCCATCACAATCCTTCATTAGGCCCACGTGCACTGACCCGTAAGCTCCTTTTTCTTTAAGTTTTCTGCCTTCCCCCACATTTGTTTAACTCTTTAGAAGAACCCTAGAGTTGTTGTCTTGTTCCTCTCTACCCTTCACGCCGCCGCCTGGTTCTTCATCTCCCGTTTCGGCATGTCAAAATAGGCACGGTAACTCATTGTGAAAAAAAAGCCTCAATTTGGCATTTAACCTACAAAACAAGGATTATGACCCGGCGAGCGACGAAGAGGACGACAGCTTGGATGAACAAAATTGCAGACTGCTTCTGCACATGAGGGTCTCATCTAAAATATGAGGGGTTGAGATGAAAAACGATGTAAGTTAGCAAGGTTGGAAAAAATTAGGGCCGACATatggattaaaaataaaaatctgacGAGTGTACTCAGTCCGTGCTTGCAGCTTTATTCTTTTAGAGATGAATATCTTTACTTTCTTTGTTTAGGTTTTTTGCCATTCCTCATGTATATCTTATATGTTGTTTTGTTTCCAGTGCGATGCGTtcatatctaatatattatatggccCACCTTCCCCCTCTCgtcttgaatttttcttttaaaatgtataTCCTTATTTTTGAGTAGATATTCACACATTTccttaacatgacatacatacattttaacattttatttgtaTGGGTTTAATATCCCTTGcttgacacacacacacacacacacacacacacacacatctaaccttaaaaaaaaaagatatatttgaTATTTCTGTTAGCCTAATTCATATTGCataccattttttatttgtacgGTTTTAATTGAGAAGAGAGATACTTCAGAATTCTGAGAGAACAGACCACGGTTTTTATCGGCCTCGATACGTGGCAAAATCTGCTTCCAATCACCTTGCTGGGTTAGTCCAACTTTATAGAAGCGCCAGGAGAACGCCAAACCatacaatcaataaaatctcttatttgCTTAAACCCGCATTAACATTCACCTGAATTTCAAGTTTCCTCAAGATGAGAGAGGCAAGGAAGAAGGACTGCTCACTCAGCACTCTAATTTGTTCAAAGTTTAGCTCCAAACAGGTTTTACCAGTGTAACAAATACATACTCCTAAACAAAAAGGACCATTGTTCGGATGCGGGTGGGGAGGGGGAAGTAAAAGTTTAGGATACGGTTAAGAACACACTACCTCAGAACCCCAAACATCTGATACTCAGCTCCACAAATCCTTCATTCTAATATCCATTTGAAAACAGAGACCGTCATCAGGGGAGTATTTTGCGTCGGCGGCGGGGAGTCTCTCGCTTTACATACATTTTCTCCATTTCATTGAGAGGTCGGCTGGAACCATCAGGCAAGCTGACAAATTTCCAgccgccaccacctccacgctTCCCTCGCGGTCCCAGTTTCTCTACTGTGAAATTCCACCCCTCCGATGGGCGCCGCCGGCTGTACTTGTGGCATTTTACCTCTCCTGCCATCTGTACATGAGCAAAATACATCATTTGAAAGGTTCCAAACAGCATTAATGAAATACATGTGACATGTATTGTCCAAATTGGGATCTGCAGTACATTGTAAAAGACAAAAACTGAGAAGAGGGGGAGGGGGAACCGCACAGAGACCAAACAAAGTGGGAGAGGGGAGGACTGGGAAAGCAAACAGGGTGAGCAGAAATAACTTACCTTCTTTTTGTTGAAGTTCATCCTCTGGACAAATTCTTGATAAAgcatttcatcttctttctgGGAAATCTCATAATGGACTTCATCCAGATCTTTGGTTGTACCGTCCCAACCCTCCGGCATAACTTTGAAGTCAGGTTTGTAAGCAAGGGAAGCCACATGGAATTCCCTGTCGTGAGAATTAAAAAACCTGCAGGATGAAAGGACAGAAGTATAAGAAATCAAGTTGTGTattagaattgaaaaaaaaaaaaaaaaaaactggaagcAACGAGTGTATATTCACTGGAAGCAACGAGTGTATATTCACTCATATCAAGAAAATGCCTATAACTACTGAATGGAAGTAAATAGACATTTCTCAAACTTGATGTGGCTTTCTCTCAGAGAGTCCTGCTTATTTCAGCAAAAGTTACCGTTTTTCATTTCAGAGAAGTATGTATCTAAATTAGAATCAACGGATTAATGACCAACTAGAATAGCTCATGATGGGTCAAGGCAGCTAACATGGACTTCAGCGGGCTCAACTGGGGTTTTAATGTAGCTAGGTTAACAATGGGCTGGTTAGACATGATTCCACAAAATATGGCCGTAAACAAGAAAACACAAATCAACAGTATCAACAGTccgtattttaaaattaaaaattaaaacagtaAATAAGCACATTAGTTTGCTTATACAAGAATAAACGGTTTGATTCATATCTCACAGTGATTGCAACTAATTCTTCTCGCCAAGCTTCATGTAAACAAGCACGTAACCAATGTAAATCACAGAAGAAGCACAACTACAATCAGTGAGTATCATTTCTCATACCATTCAGATATGCATAATAACAAACATAAATGCCACTTAAGATAAACCTAGTAATGTTTAGAACTGATAACTTACTCGGGACAAGTATCAAGCAAGAGCTCCACAGAATCGTCCAAAGGATGCCCAAGCCttttctcctcttcctcctcaagCTCCTTTAACCAAAGAATGGCATGCACTCTTTGCCTCATTATCCTAAAATCCTTTGCTAGCCTCTCAACAGTGTAAACCTCAGGATTCTGCTTGTGTAAGCGATACATCTCAGCTTTCTCAGAGTCCTTCAGATATGATCCTCTTGCACCAGGCTCTCTCACTTGTTTCAACAACACACTTGTCTCTTGCATCCTCTCACCCCATCCATCCACAAACGCCTTACTTTTGCGATTCTCCGAGTCCAGTTCCCTCAACTTATCATCAATCTCTTGCAATCCAGATATCACTGAAGAATGTGAGGAGTCCCCTCTGCTAGGTGGGGCCTCACCATCAAAATGCTCCTTGGTCAGTCCAGTTGACCAAGACGACACAGAATCCCATCCCAAATCACCCGATGCCATACCATCAAATGATCCCTCCACAGTCTTGTCCCATTCATCTTTACCATCATTTTCACCAGATTTTGCAGAGAATCCCCTCAAGCTGATTGCATCTTTTCTCAACTTGGTGTTGGTTCTCTCTGTCAAAACTCTGGCTTTAGTCGTGCTTGAGCCTAGTGAAGCGGAAGAAAAACGGGATATAATACGATGCAGATTTTGCATTCTTGAAGCAATTTCCCCACGGAGTTGGAATCGTTTTCAGTCTACACTACTAAAAAGCAACCACAAAAAAAGCAGAAACCAAAATATTCCTGTACTTAGCAAAATAGAGAGGCTACAATACAACGAGGATAACAGATACACATGCACGCACATCAACAGCCATATACacacataaaaattaagattcatTATACAAATAGATACGAGCGCACccacaataaagaaaatctgtGTGTAGTATACCGTATTACCGATAACTATGATTTAGTAGCCCAAGTATCTATGTGTTAGCTGAGAAACGTAAGCgaaagaaaatgatacaattgaaagAAAAACCATCAAATGCATCCCAAGATGAACCAAAAAATCGCAAACTTGAAGGCTTTTCCCTGGGGTTTCGGCCTCATCCAACACAAATCCTGCCAAAAATGGCATGAACCGCTTCGAATGCTCAGAAAAGTTTTTGAACACGTAAACACTCAAAAATCACAGTTCAAGAACAAAAACGAAACCTCcatgaatatttaaaatagtgGGTTTCGGCCtacaatcccccccccccctccccggGCGGGAAATCCACTCCTTCAAAtggagataaaaaaaactttaattctCTACTGCTATGAAATTACCTTGCCACGAATGCTAGCTCCGATTAGCTCGCCGGGAAATTTCCTCCAGGTAAAAGTTGAGGTGGCCGACGGCGGTGATGGTGGCTAGCGATCGAAGGGTATGCTGCTATGGTTGTGACTCTGCGTATTGTTGCTGTGTAGGCGTGACGAATAGAGAAGGGAAGAGGAGGTTTgcaaaaaaaatggagaggaaagAGCATGACCGTAAAACGATGTCGTCTTTAGGTTTATTCTGGGTGGAAAAGACGAAACTGCTCAGTGCTCTGCTCTATTATGTATATTGGTAAGATTTAAGTTAActtttctgtttattttatatacgaaattaataatatgtttacaaaaaataaaacacatatcTTCCAACAAAAtgaagagatgaagatgaatttCGAAGACCGTGCAAATACAACATGTCTTTGACTCAATGTTTCCTAATTCCCTTCACATAGatcaagtaaattttttatttttcaccaaTGAAATGTGGtctctataattatttatatttaagaatttgaattttagatttgtctcgattattttcacaacttctttcaattcatctcatctaaccattacaacttttttaaattttcatacaaaataaaataaacaattcaatttttttaaatttcaaaataaaaataatattaaaaaaaatatattataataatattttatttaatttttaattttaatctcaactaatcttttttcatttgcgaaaacaaacgagacaatATTTTTGATTGTATGCGAGGAACTATACCACCAATGTcaactaatatttttaagtgttacattatatattatagacaTTTATTTGGGAATcggtaattaaatatttgacaTAATTTGAATGAATATTGTCACGATGACCAATTTTGAAACCACCAGACCAACCttaaatttatagtttttttcatGTTCTAATTCTCTAAGTTAGAGTTAAGGACAACACGGTAAATAATAATAGAGCGACGATCATTTGGATAAAAagacttttaattttaagatataatttacaaataaaaaatatattatcttaaattcaaaataactatttttcaaTATGGTATATACAATTATACATGTCTTTAATGGGATACAAACTTAGCCTCAAAAGCGAAATTAAGATTACATGTGATGCTACGTACATCACTCGTATCCatcttttattgtattatatatgaaaaaatctacacGACCTCTTATTATTCACACAACTTCTatacactacattttttttaatttttattatttttttcttttataaaaaaaataatatatgaatattaaatagaagaattgaattaatttaaaaagaataaactaaaaaaaaattaaaaaaattttaaaaattttaaaaaatgtggtgtgtggaggttaGGAGGTTGTGTAGTATTCCTCATTATATAAAGAGTTTTAGTActtatcatctctacacaacATATACAACacttatcttatttattttatttttattttttgttttgttttatttttcttaaactaattgatttcttttacttatcatctatacacaacatatttgataagagaaaaaaaaaaattatttgtgatatgtggtgtgaggatgataaatatatttttttcttatagaagATGCGACGGTTTTATTGTGTTTGATTCATCCTTcgttttttttaagtaaaattaaacgGATGATGAACAATGTTATTTCATCATAGTAAAATGGTAGTTAAATGTAAGTGTGATACGtcaaatttttcataaagtgtatagaattcaaagaagaagaatgttACTCTTCATCATTAGGAAAActagatgtatacaagag
Above is a genomic segment from Juglans microcarpa x Juglans regia isolate MS1-56 chromosome 1D, Jm3101_v1.0, whole genome shotgun sequence containing:
- the LOC121268373 gene encoding protein GAMETE CELL DEFECTIVE 1, mitochondrial-like isoform X1 — translated: MQNLHRIISRFSSASLGSSTTKARVLTERTNTKLRKDAISLRGFSAKSGENDGKDEWDKTVEGSFDGMASGDLGWDSVSSWSTGLTKEHFDGEAPPSRGDSSHSSVISGLQEIDDKLRELDSENRKSKAFVDGWGERMQETSVLLKQVREPGARGSYLKDSEKAEMYRLHKQNPEVYTVERLAKDFRIMRQRVHAILWLKELEEEEEKRLGHPLDDSVELLLDTCPEFFNSHDREFHVASLAYKPDFKVMPEGWDGTTKDLDEVHYEISQKEDEMLYQEFVQRMNFNKKKMAGEVKCHKYSRRRPSEGWNFTVEKLGPRGKRGGGGGWKFVSLPDGSSRPLNEMEKMYVKRETPRRRRKILP
- the LOC121268373 gene encoding protein GAMETE CELL DEFECTIVE 1, mitochondrial-like isoform X2 — translated: MASGDLGWDSVSSWSTGLTKEHFDGEAPPSRGDSSHSSVISGLQEIDDKLRELDSENRKSKAFVDGWGERMQETSVLLKQVREPGARGSYLKDSEKAEMYRLHKQNPEVYTVERLAKDFRIMRQRVHAILWLKELEEEEEKRLGHPLDDSVELLLDTCPEFFNSHDREFHVASLAYKPDFKVMPEGWDGTTKDLDEVHYEISQKEDEMLYQEFVQRMNFNKKKMAGEVKCHKYSRRRPSEGWNFTVEKLGPRGKRGGGGGWKFVSLPDGSSRPLNEMEKMYVKRETPRRRRKILP